The nucleotide window GGTTTGTTCCTGGTGAAGACCTGAAAACTACATCTGTTTACAATAATCCTGTAAAAACCAAAAATATAAAATGGCGTGATGTTAGATTGGGTTTCGTAAAACCATTGAATTCAGAATCAAAGACATATACAGGCAAAATGGATTCATACCAGGCTGTTGTTGCTCAGATGCATAGCGCGGCAGTTCTAAATAATATGACATCAGCAACCCAGATAATAGGGATTGCAGATGGCGGTAATGGGCTCAGTGAAGAGTTGAAAAGACAATTTCCAACGATGCAATTCATTTTGGATAAATCACATCTCAAAGACCATTTTTATGAAACGGTCGAAGAACTCGGATTAAACCAAAAGGATCGACCGGGCTGGGTTAAACCAAGGATTAAAGCTATTTCTGAGGGAGATGTCGAAACTGTCATGAAAAAACTTGAAGAACAATATGAAAAAAATCAGAATGATCGTTTGAAACGTCTAATAGGGTACATCAAGCGATTCTATGACTCATTAAATTACGAAAATTTTAAATCTATGGGCTATCCGATAGGGTCTGGAGAAATAGAGAGTGCCCATAAATCAATTCCACAAAAAAGATTGAAATTTCCTGGGGCAACTTGGAACCCGAATTCAATAAATCCAATGCTTGCCTTGAGAATTTTGAGAGCCAATGATTGGTGGAATGAATTTTGGATGCAACGCGAAGATCAATTAATGGCGGCTTAACGAATAACTACAACAGGAGTGATTTACACCCCCCCAACGTTGTGCGATGCAATTATATGCTCAAATCAATAATGATCGGGCGACTACCGAATTGCATAAAGTTAAAAAAACTGCTATTCTTAATAAAATTAACTGATGTAAAAATTAAGAACAAAAAAAATTTAAAAAGATAATAATGCCTACGATATCAATGTTTTATGGAATCATTATACGAATGTATTTTGCTCCCGACGAGCATCCACCACCGCACTTTCATGTTTATTACGCTGAATACAAAGCAACAGTCGATATCCGCACATGTGAAATCATCGAAAGCAATCTTCCCAGAAAACAGAAGAGGCTTGTCATAGCATGGGCTGAATTGCACCAGGAAGAACTAATTGCAAACTGGCAATTGGTTATGAATGGAGAAAAACCATTCAATATTGAACCTCTTAAATAAGGAAATTATGTTGTGTATCCATCAGTAAAACAAGTTAAGCCCGGTAAAAATTACATTCTTTCAATAGTTTTTGATAACGGTGAGACTGGAATACTGGACATGAAACCGTTTCTTGACTTTGGAGTTTTTCGTAGCCTCAAGGATCATGAAATATTCCAACAAGTCAAAGTAAACTTTGATACAATTGAATGGCCATTCTCTATTGATCTTGATCCCGAATTTGTTTATCAGAAATGCCACAAAAGCCACTCAAATACGAGTTGCCAATAAAGGTAAAAAGTTCAAAAGAAAACACAGCCGTGGACGCACATCGGGATAGGACCCCCCATCACTGAGGAGCCCTCCCACACCACCGGACATACGGATCGCGTATCCGGCGGTTCGGCTGATCAGGCAGATTAGTTCCCGGGCAGAAATAATCCAAGAGAAAGGAAATATTTGTTTGGCAGAGCCATGACAACCCATTTAACCCTGCTCATGCGCCAGTGTTTCTTGCGGGAATTTCCGCAAGTGACGGCATATTGAAACGGTATGCCTCGTTTAAGCAGGTTCCGGATTTTCGTTCCGGGATTTTTCCACTGTTTCCATACAACACATCTCAAGCGGCGGATAATCCAGCCGTTCAAGGACTTGAATATGTGTCTTGCTTCGGTGAGACAGTAATAATTCCACCATCCCCTGATGTACATATTCAATTTATCAATGATCTGGGGAAGACTTAGACCACAGTTCCGGTTTGTTAATTCTCGAACCCTTTCTTTGAAGCGCTCGATTGTTTTCCGGTGTATGCGGATCTTGGTCTTGCCGCACATACTGATAAATGTGTAGCCGAGAAATTTGTCCAGCCATGGTCGGCTGACCTTGCTTTTCTCTTCATTGACCTTGAGCCTGAGCTTTACGGTTATAAACCGTGTAACACTTTTCATAACACGTTCGGCCGCTTTCTTGCTCTTGAGATATATGACAAAGTCATCAGCGTATCTGACAAATTTATGCCCTCTTTTCTCCAACTCTTTATCCAGTTCATCCAAAACGATATTTGAAATCACTGGTGAAAGAGGGCCGCCTTGAGGAGTTCCTTCAGCGGCAGATACAACCACCCCGTCGATCATGACACCGGCTGTTAAGTAACTTCGGATAAGCTTGAGAACCCGCTTATCCTTTATTCTTTCAGCCAGACGGCTCATGAGGCGGTCATGGTTCACTCTGTCGAAAAATTTGGAAAGATCCATATTAACAGAGTGTGTATATCCTGAGAGCAGATAAACTTTGCCTTGGAGTATGGCATCATGCTGGGATCTTCCAGGTCTGAATCCATGACTGGACTCAGAAAAATGCGGGTCCCATATTTGCTGCAATATCTCGCTGACGGCTTGCTGGATCAAACGATCCAAAACTGTTGGAATGCCGAGCAGTCTTACTCCGCCATCGGGTTTAGGAATTTCTTTCCTTTTCACCGGTAATGGCTTGTAGTTTCCCTGCAGCAACTTTCCCTTAACTTTGGGCCAGTGGCGTCTGAGGTAACCCGGTAGTTGATCAACGGTCATGTTGTCGATTCCAGGTGCCCCTTTGTTGCTACGGACCCTTTTTAATGCTCTGAACATGTTTCCCCTTTCAAGGATAAACTCCATGAGTCGGGAACTTTCTGTCGGACTTTCGGTGATCTGTAACGCTGTGAACATTTCCATCTGCTGTGGCAATATGTCCATAAGTATACACCTCCTATTTGTCTCTATCATTTACCCGTACCATTCGGTCCGGGCACCGTTCGGGCCTTCACCGGGGTGAGTCCTCCGTGGAATTCACGGCTCGTTTTCCTGCGGCTACTATGCCCTCTGCTGACTTCTTCCATGCGGTCGGAGCAGGTTACCCTGCCCTCAGCCAATTTCTGCCGCACGCGGCATCCCAGGGCAGCATGGAAGATCTCCCGGGGTAAAACACACGTCTTTCAATACGTGGGTGCCGAGTATACGGACATTGCCTATAATGGATAGAGGACTTTACCTTGTGTTGCAGGCTCGTCCCGCAAATGCACGCCTAACTCGATTTCTGTACGTCACCCCGTACTTTTGTGCCACTCCGCCTCGGCGAAGCCACTGCCTTCCGGAGTACCGTCACCGGGACCCCGTTGTGATAACACTATGCCCTTCGCCTCCATCTGGCTGGGCTTGGGACTTGCCTTGACTTCCATAAAGGAAGATGCAGGCTCACCCTTAAGACGTGTGCCGTGCCCGGCACACAACCAGCGGGTGAACCGGACAGCAAGGGTCTCCTTCTTTTTAAAGGTTGAAAAAACTTTTGAACGATGTGCTTTTAATCAACTTTATTGGAAACCCATGCTGCCCGTTACCCAAACGTTAGGTGTCAGGTGTAGTTTTATAAAAATTTGGAGTAAGGTTTGAGTGATAAAATAACTTGTTTGAATTGTGTCCTTTCGGTTGGCCTGCGTGAATTAATTTTAACAGGATGATAAATTTCGGTTCTAAACTTTATTATACGAGGAGGAACCGATGAAACCAGCGACATCATCAACCACAGATTCTGCACTGGAAGAAGTCAGACAACAGTTCAGTGAATGGCGCAGGACAAAAATTGGAAGAGAACGTATCCCGGAATTTTTATGGCAGTCAGCCATAGGTCTGTTTAATACCGGAGGGTACAGCCTGCATAAAATTTCCAAAACATTAAGATTGAACCACACAGATTTAAAAAAACATGTAAACAAAAACCTTGCCGTCCCACAAGAAAAGACACCTGCCTTTATTGATCTGGAACCGCCGGTATCTGATTCAGAATGTGTCATAGAGATGGAAAATATTTCCGGATCAAAGATGAGGATGTGCTTTCGGGGAAAGCCTGATCCGAATTTGATTGAACTGGGCAAATCCTTCTGGAGGAAACCGGCATGATTCAGGTCACCCCTCATATGAGGATATTTTTAGCCGTGGAACCGGTAGATTTCAGAAAAGGCATTGACACCTTGGCGGCATTATGCCGAACCACTTTAAAGTGTGATCCGTTTTCAGGATGTATGTTTGTGTTTCTTAATCGTCGAAGAACCGCCATCAAAATTTTATGCTACGACGGCCAGGGGATTCTGGATCTGTCAGAAACGTTTGTCCCAGGGGCGTTTCAAATGGTGGCCGAAAAAGGGCTGCGATACGACTCTGACCCTTGATGCCCATGAACTCCAGATGCTGCTGTGGAATGGAAATCCTTTTAATACCCAGACAGCTCCCATGTGGAGAAAAATTCCAGCATAATTTTTTTATTCAATCTGGATTTTTTTGCATACGCTTCAATTGAAAGTGTGCTATATGCAGTTGTCATGGAAAACGACAGCATACTTACATACTGTGGCAAAAATGTAATAAAAAAGATATTGGGTTTACCACACCCATCAACGGAATGACTTGGTCATGAAAAAGATCCAGTTAACTCAGGAGGAGGTTGATGCCCTTTTGGAAAGGGTAAAGGCTAATAATCTCACCAACGGAGATTATGATATCATTAAATCCATGGCTGATGCTGTCACGATTTTAAGCCAGGCTCTTAATAAAAAAGCAACCTCTATAAAACGGCTGTTGACCATGCTGCTTGGTGCAAAGACTGAAAAAAAGGATAAGGTGTTGAAAAACACCACCACTACGAATAACAATAACACCACCGCCAACAATAATGATAAATCTAAAAAGGGTACTGCAGCAAAACCCGGTTCAAATAAGAAAAAAGCGGGACATGGCCGAATACCGGCTTGTGACTACACAGGAGCCGACAGGGTCTCCATATCCCATGATAAGCTCAAGCACAAAGATCCATGTCCCTTATGTCCAAATGGTAAACTTTACAAAATCAAAGATCCCGGTGTTGCGATCAGGATCAACGGTCAGGCACTCTTGAATGCAACCGTGTATGAACTGGAGAAACTGCGCTGTAACCTGTGTGGAGAAGTCTTTACAGCAGCAGCTCCGGATAACACCACCGGAAAACAGTATGATGAAACTGCCAAAGCCATGATCGCCCTTTTAAAGTACGGCTGCGGTTTTCCCTGGTACCGCCTGGCAGGTCTTCAGAAAAGCCTGGGTATTCCTGTTCCGGCATCCATCCTGTGGGAAAATGCAGAATCATCAGCAGACCACATCTATCCTGCATTTGATGAACTCATGCGGCAAGCGGCCCAGGGCAACGTCTTCCAAAATGATGACACCACCATGAAAATCCTGGATTTGATCAAGGAAAACCAGTTTTTGGATAAAAAGGAACGTACTGGAATTTTTACCTCCGGCATCATCTCAGTTTTAGATGATGATAAATGGATCGCCCTTTTTTTCACGGGCCGCTGCCATGCCGGTGAAAATATTGCATCCCTTTATGACCTGAGGAATAAAGAAAAGCCTCCACCGCTTCAGATGTGCGATACCCTCTCCAGGAACATGTCTTCCGAGTTTAAAATTATTCTCATCCATTGCATGGTCCATGCCCGCCGAAATTTTGTCGATGTGGTGACAGCCTTTCCGGATGAATGCCGTCATGTCATTGAAATCCTGGCCAAGGTCTATGAAACTGATGCCATTGCAAAAACCGAACGGATGAGCCCGGAAGAGCGGCTGACATATCACCAGACTCACAGCGGTCCCAAAATGAAAGCGTTACGAACTTGGCTGGACAAGCAGATTAATGAAAAGCTGGTTGAACCCAATTCCGGTATAGGCAATGCCATTGCCTATATGCGAAAACACTGGACAGAACTCACCCAATTTCTAAGGGTTCCCGGCGCACCGCTTGATAATAATATCTGCGAACAGGCCTTGAAACGCAGTATTCTTAACCGAAAAAATGCTCTGTTTTACAAAACTCAGCACGGAGCTTACATCGGAGATATGTTCATGAGCCTTATTCATACCTGCAGTTTAATGAAGGTCAATCCCTTTAATTATCTGGTGGCCCTTCAAAAATATTCTGCCCGGGTGTTTAAAAATCCCTCCCAATGGATGCCCTGGAACTATGAGACAGCTGCAACTCTTGCGGCACAGTCGGCCTGAATTCAGCTGGCTTCTAATCAATTTGGGGTTCATGGTTCACAGCCTCTGGACAAATTCATGCTGAAGGTCATGCTGTATTTAGAACCATTGGTAACATACCCGTAAATAAATTTCACGCAGGCTCACCGAAAGGACACAAACCCTTGCTGCCCGTTACCCAAGCGTTGGCTGTGCGAGTGAGCTTTATTTTGGGCTGTAGAATGAAAATAGTGTCAAAAAACCTCTTAAATTTATTGCGCTTGATATTTGTACCAATTATGGTACACTTTAGACATGAATTTAAATATCATCTTACAGGTTGTATTTTATCGAACTAACGCAGGTTCAGAACCGGTAAGGGAATGGTTAAAAGGTTTGGACAAAGAGGAACGTAAAATAATCGGAGAGGATATTAAAACTGTTCAACTTGGTTGGCCTTTGGGTATGCCCTTGGTTCGAAAGCTTGATAAAGGATTGTGGGAAGTTCGCATCCAACTGAACAGAAAAATAGCAAGAGTTCTCTTTACTACCTACGAGGGAATGATGATTTTGTTGCATGGGTTTGTTAAGAAATCACAAAAAACCCCGACCAATGATTTAAAACTTGCCAAGCAACGTATGGCGACATTAGGAGGTCGAAATGGATAAACATATCGGAAGCAATTTTGATGATTTTTTGGAAGACGAAGGGATTTTGCCTGAAACTGAGGCTGTGGCTGTAAAGCGCGTAATTGCATATCAAGTCTCTCTGATAATGGAAAAAAAACAAATATCAAAAGCGGCTATGGCAAGGCAAATGAAAACTAGTCGGTCAGCGCTGGAAAGACTCCTTGATCCTAAAAACACATCTATTACTCTTCAAACATTAGAGCGTGCTGCGCATGTGATCGGTAAACGGTTGCGCATTGAATTTGCATAGCATATAGCCATCGGGATAGGACCCCCCATCACTGAGGAGCCCTCCCACACCACCGGACATACGGATCGCGTATCCGGCGGTTCGGCTGATCAGGCAGATTAGTTCCCGGGCAGAAATAATCCAAGAGAAAGGAAATATTTGTTTGGCAGAGCCATGACAACCCATTTAACCCTGCTCATGCGCCAGTGTTTCTTGCGGGAATTTCCGCAAGTGACGGCATATTGAAACGGTATGCCTCGTTTAAGCAGGTTCCGGATTTTCGTTCCGGGATTTTTCCACTGTTTCCATACAACACATCTCAAGCGGCGGATAATCCAGCCGTTCAAGGACTTGAATATGTGTCTTGCTTCGGTGAGACAGTAATAATTCCACCATCCCCTGATGTACATATTCAATTTATCAATGATCTGGGGAAGACTTAGACCACAGTTCCGGTTTGTTAATTCTCGAACCCTTTCTTTGAAGCGCTCGATTGTTTTCCGGTGTATGCGGATCTTGGTCTTGCCGCACATACTGATAAATGTGTAGCCGAGAAATTTGTCCAGCCATGGTCGGCTGACCTTGCTTTTCTCTTCATTGACCTTGAGCCTGAGCTTTACGGTTATAAACCGTGTAACACTTTTCATAACACGTTCGGCCGCTTTCTTGCTCTTGAGATATATGACAAAGTCATCAGCGTATCTGACAAATTTATGCCCTCTTTTCTCCAACTCTTTATCCAGTTCATCCAAAACGATATTTGAGATCACTGGTGAAAGAGGGCCGCCTTGAGGAGTTCCTTCAGCGGCAGATACAACCACCCCGTCGATCATGACACCGGCTGTTAAGTAACTTCGGATAAGCTTGAGAACCCGCTTATCCTTTATTCTTTCAGCCAGACGGCTCATGAGGCGGTCATGGTTCACTCTGTCGAAAAATTTGGAAAGATCCATATTAACAGAGTGTGTATATCCTGAGAGCAGATAAACTTTGCCTTGGAGTATGGCATCATGCTGGGATCTTCCAGGTCTGAATCCATGACTGGACTCAGAAAAATGCGGGTCCCATA belongs to Desulfobacula toluolica Tol2 and includes:
- the tnpC gene encoding IS66 family transposase, with the translated sequence MKKIQLTQEEVDALLERVKANNLTNGDYDIIKSMADAVTILSQALNKKATSIKRLLTMLLGAKTEKKDKVLKNTTTTNNNNTTANNNDKSKKGTAAKPGSNKKKAGHGRIPACDYTGADRVSISHDKLKHKDPCPLCPNGKLYKIKDPGVAIRINGQALLNATVYELEKLRCNLCGEVFTAAAPDNTTGKQYDETAKAMIALLKYGCGFPWYRLAGLQKSLGIPVPASILWENAESSADHIYPAFDELMRQAAQGNVFQNDDTTMKILDLIKENQFLDKKERTGIFTSGIISVLDDDKWIALFFTGRCHAGENIASLYDLRNKEKPPPLQMCDTLSRNMSSEFKIILIHCMVHARRNFVDVVTAFPDECRHVIEILAKVYETDAIAKTERMSPEERLTYHQTHSGPKMKALRTWLDKQINEKLVEPNSGIGNAIAYMRKHWTELTQFLRVPGAPLDNNICEQALKRSILNRKNALFYKTQHGAYIGDMFMSLIHTCSLMKVNPFNYLVALQKYSARVFKNPSQWMPWNYETAATLAAQSA
- a CDS encoding DUF2442 domain-containing protein gives rise to the protein MYPSVKQVKPGKNYILSIVFDNGETGILDMKPFLDFGVFRSLKDHEIFQQVKVNFDTIEWPFSIDLDPEFVYQKCHKSHSNTSCQ
- the ltrA gene encoding group II intron reverse transcriptase/maturase, whose product is MFRALKRVRSNKGAPGIDNMTVDQLPGYLRRHWPKVKGKLLQGNYKPLPVKRKEIPKPDGGVRLLGIPTVLDRLIQQAVSEILQQIWDPHFSESSHGFRPGRSQHDAILQGKVYLLSGYTHSVNMDLSKFFDRVNHDRLMSRLAERIKDKRVLKLIRSYLTAGVMIDGVVVSAAEGTPQGGPLSPVISNIVLDELDKELEKRGHKFVRYADDFVIYLKSKKAAERVMKSVTRFITVKLRLKVNEEKSKVSRPWLDKFLGYTFISMCGKTKIRIHRKTIERFKERVRELTNRNCGLSLPQIIDKLNMYIRGWWNYYCLTEARHIFKSLNGWIIRRLRCVVWKQWKNPGTKIRNLLKRGIPFQYAVTCGNSRKKHWRMSRVKWVVMALPNKYFLSLGLFLPGN
- the ltrA gene encoding group II intron reverse transcriptase/maturase, with translation MIETNRRCILMDILPQQMEMFTALQITESPTESSRLMEFILERGNMFRALKRVRSNKGAPGIDNMTVDQLPGYLRRHWPKVKGKLLQGNYKPLPVKRKEIPKPDGGVRLLGIPTVLDRLIQQAVSEILQQIWDPHFSESSHGFRPGRSQHDAILQGKVYLLSGYTHSVNMDLSKFFDRVNHDRLMSRLAERIKDKRVLKLIRSYLTAGVMIDGVVVSAAEGTPQGGPLSPVISNIVLDELDKELEKRGHKFVRYADDFVIYLKSKKAAERVMKSVTRFITVKLRLKVNEEKSKVSRPWLDKFLGYTFISMCGKTKIRIHRKTIERFKERVRELTNRNCGLSLPQIIDKLNMYIRGWWNYYCLTEARHIFKSLNGWIIRRLRCVVWKQWKNPGTKIRNLLKRGIPFQYAVTCGNSRKKHWRMSRVKWVVMALPNKYFLSLGLFLPGN
- a CDS encoding helix-turn-helix domain-containing protein, which codes for MDKHIGSNFDDFLEDEGILPETEAVAVKRVIAYQVSLIMEKKQISKAAMARQMKTSRSALERLLDPKNTSITLQTLERAAHVIGKRLRIEFA
- a CDS encoding type II toxin-antitoxin system RelE/ParE family toxin, with product MNLNIILQVVFYRTNAGSEPVREWLKGLDKEERKIIGEDIKTVQLGWPLGMPLVRKLDKGLWEVRIQLNRKIARVLFTTYEGMMILLHGFVKKSQKTPTNDLKLAKQRMATLGGRNG
- the tnpB gene encoding IS66 family insertion sequence element accessory protein TnpB; amino-acid sequence: MIRFQDVCLCFLIVEEPPSKFYATTARGFWICQKRLSQGRFKWWPKKGCDTTLTLDAHELQMLLWNGNPFNTQTAPMWRKIPA
- a CDS encoding DUF4160 domain-containing protein — its product is MPTISMFYGIIIRMYFAPDEHPPPHFHVYYAEYKATVDIRTCEIIESNLPRKQKRLVIAWAELHQEELIANWQLVMNGEKPFNIEPLK